A segment of the Pseudoalteromonas piscicida genome:
AGTGGCACCCCTTTACTATTGGATAAAATAAGAATGAAGCAAATTAAAGGACCCGCTATTTTTCTCGCGCAGTTTGTCTCGGACGAGGCGCCATTTAACAATTTTAATAGTATTTGCCAGTGGGCAAGTAACCTAGGTTATAAAGGTATTCAGCTACCAAGTTGGGAACAGCGACTGTTTGATCTGCAAAAAGCCGCTGAAAGCCAAGATTATTGCGACGAGATCACTGGTATTGCCGCAGAGCATGGCCTTACTATTTCAGAGCTATCAACCCATTTGCAGGGTCAATTAGTGGCGGTGCACCCAGCTTATGATCAAATGTTCGACGGCTTTGCACCAGCAAAAGTGCATGGCTCTCCTAAGGCTCGTATGGAGTGGGCAACTGAGCAACTAATGCTAGCTGCCAGTGCCAGTGCTAAGCTCGGGCTGACCAGTCACGCAAGCTTTTCTGGTGCCTTGCTCTGGCATACCTTTTACCCCTGGCCACAACGTCCAAATGGCTTGGTGGAACAAGGGTTTGAGGAGCTCGCAAAACGCTGGTTGCCTATTTTGAACCGCTTTGACGAGGTTGGCGTGGATGTGTGCTATGAGCTTCATCCAGGTGAAGATCTACACGATGGCGTGACTTTTGAACGCTTTTTAGCGGCGACGAATAATCACCCGCGTGCCAATATTCTTTACGATCCAAGTCACTTTGTCTTACAGCAATTGGACTACTTAGCGTTTATCGACATCTACCATGAACGTATCAAAGCGTTTCATGTAAAAGATGCCGAATTTATCCCCAATGGCCGCTGCGGTGTTTACGGCGGATACCAAGGATGGCAACAACGGCCAGGGCGGTTCCGTTCATTAGGTGATGGACAGGTCGACTTTAAGAAAATATTTAGTAAGTTAACACAGTACGGTTTTGATGGTTGGGCTGTATTGGAATGGGAATGCTGTATTAAGCACCCTGAAGATGGGGCCAAAGAAGGTGCCGAATTTATCAAACAGCACTTGATAAGACCAACCGAAAAAGCCTTCGATGATTTTGCAGGAAGTAGCACCGATACCGAACGCAATAATCAAATCCTCGGCA
Coding sequences within it:
- a CDS encoding sugar phosphate isomerase/epimerase family protein — its product is MKQIKGPAIFLAQFVSDEAPFNNFNSICQWASNLGYKGIQLPSWEQRLFDLQKAAESQDYCDEITGIAAEHGLTISELSTHLQGQLVAVHPAYDQMFDGFAPAKVHGSPKARMEWATEQLMLAASASAKLGLTSHASFSGALLWHTFYPWPQRPNGLVEQGFEELAKRWLPILNRFDEVGVDVCYELHPGEDLHDGVTFERFLAATNNHPRANILYDPSHFVLQQLDYLAFIDIYHERIKAFHVKDAEFIPNGRCGVYGGYQGWQQRPGRFRSLGDGQVDFKKIFSKLTQYGFDGWAVLEWECCIKHPEDGAKEGAEFIKQHLIRPTEKAFDDFAGSSTDTERNNQILGIK